The proteins below come from a single Juglans regia cultivar Chandler chromosome 12, Walnut 2.0, whole genome shotgun sequence genomic window:
- the LOC108994841 gene encoding transcription factor bHLH147 yields the protein MASTLLSNPVTNSDRSRKKKKKKIQAKDQNDQDPIKWKSDSQQQIYSSKLLQALSQVRLSSPPPPPSSADGPRRGRAVREAADTVLAVAAKGKSRWSRAILTNRLKLKFQKKHKKQRVVATVSGSSRSSSKKPKVSVLRLKGKSLPAVQRKVRVLGRLVPGCRKQPLPVILEEATDYIAALEMQVRVMAALAERLSDSGAGSSSAPPS from the coding sequence ATGGCGTCGACTCTGCTCTCGAACCCGGTAACGAACTCTGATCGgtcaagaaagaagaagaagaagaaaatccaaGCTAAGGATCAAAATGATCAGGACCCCATCAAATGGAAGTCCGACTCTCAACAACAAATCTACTCTTCGAAGCTCCTCCAGGCTCTGAGCCAAGTCCGGCTCAGCAGTCCTCCACCTCCTCCTTCTTCGGCTGACGGGCCCCGCCGTGGAAGAGCCGTGCGCGAGGCGGCCGATACAGTCCTGGCCGTGGCCGCCAAGGGGAAGAGCAGGTGGAGCCGAGCGATTTTGACTAATCGGCTCAAGCTTAAGTTCCAGAAGAAGCACAAGAAGCAGAGAGTGGTGGCGACGGTGTCCGGTTCTAGCCGATCGTCCTCGAAGAAGCCCAAGGTGAGTGTATTGAGGCTGAAGGGGAAGAGTCTACCGGCCGTGCAAAGGAAAGTGCGGGTCCTTGGCCGGTTGGTCCCCGGTTGCCGCAAACAACCGTTGCCGGTTATTCTAGAAGAAGCTACTGATTATATAGCCGCGCTAGAGATGCAGGTCCGAGTCATGGCCGCCCTCGCTGAGCGGCTCTCCGACTCCGGCGCCGGCTCCAGTTCAGCGCCGCCCAGCTGA
- the LOC108994761 gene encoding protein SINE3: MKEHPTPRKEQARSSELLDRRTKDFSSKKIRKIAKKSLNSAFTSLSEDVTESPKEPEDLFSVSEIADTDHFREISESFLMAASPALSASSESLFASDHTPSSTVTAEMDEPGHQYGTFESGGSKISYVEVETAINFLKRSRSRVLKSAGTDPRSKRIMDALIEIVIGEFYPHPEEKDHIGELILMKIQIVLLCFFLWILAVAVAFFFGSAVQNSFRGPLPT; this comes from the exons ATGAAGGAGCACCCAACTCCCCGGAAGGAACAGGCCCGTTCCTCAGAGCTCTTGGATCGAAGAACCAAGGACTTCTCGTCGAAGAAGATACGAAAG aTCGCGAAGAAGAGCTTGAACTCTGCATTTACATCCCTTTCCGAAGATGTTACAGAATCACCAAAGGAACCGgaagatttattttcagtttCTGAGATCGCCGACACTGATCACTTTAGAGAAATCTCAGAA AGCTTCTTGATGGCGGCGAGTCCGGCTCTTTCTGCTTCATCAGAATCACTGTTTGCTTCTGACCATACTCCATCCTCCACGGTCACAGCTGAAATGGACGAACCGGGACACCAGTATGGAACCTTCGAATCAGGTGGTTCGAAGATCAGTTATGTAGAGGTAGAGACTGcaatcaattttctcaaaagaaGTCGATCTCGGGTCCTGAAGTCTGCAGGTACAGATCCTCGATCTAAGAGGATTATGGATGCCCTAATTGAGATTGTTATTGGCGAGTTCTACCCTCATCCAGAAGAGAAAGACCACATTGGCGAACTCATTTTGATGAAAATTCAAATAGTTCTCCTCTGTTTCTTCTTGTGGATCCTTGCAGTGGCAGTAGCTTTCTTCTTCGGTTCAGCGGTTCAAAACTCTTTCAGAGGACCTCTTCCAACTTGA